The Kocuria turfanensis genome contains the following window.
GTGGCCCAGCCCGTGGGCGATCGCGGCCTCGAAGGTGGAGCGGTCGTTGGCGAAGGCGGACTCCATGGGGGCGGCCCCGCCGGTCGCCTCCTCCGGGTCCGGGCGCAGCCAGTAGCTGCCGAGCTGGCCGGCCTTCTCCTCCAGGGTGAGCTCCTGCAGGAGGGCGTCGACGCGCTCGCCGACGGGACGGGACGGGTCGTTCCACACCGGGGTGCCGGACGGGGTGCTGGGCGGGGTGCTGGGCGAGATCATGGGGTTCCTTCGGGTTGGTGGGCGCGTCACTTGCCGAAGCCGGCGGTGAGCCCGGCGACGAGCTGGCGGCGCCCGAAGACGTAGAGGACGAGGATCGGCAGCGCCGAGAGGACGACGGCGGCCAGGACGGCGGGGATGTCCGCCTGGAACTCCCCCTGGTAGGTCCACAGGGACAGCGGCAGGGTGCGCTTCTCGGAGCTCTGGGTGAGGATCAGCGGGAAGAGGAAGTTGTTCCAGCTGTTCAGCGCGTTGTAGACGCCCACGGTGGTGACGGCGGGCATGCTCAGCGGCAGCACGAGCGTGCGGAACACCTTCCAGTCCCCGGCCCCGTCGAGGGTCATGGACTCGTAGAGCTCGTTGGGGATGTCGCGCATGAAGTTGGTCAGGATCAGGACCGTGATCGGGATCCCGGAGGCGATGCCGGGCAGGATCAGCGCCGCCAGGGTGTCGTAGAGGCCCAGCTGCACGATGATCAGGTAGATCGGGATGATCGTGGCCTGGATCGGGATGGCGATGCCCAGCAGGAACAGCCGGTTCGAGAACACGGCCAGCCCGGTGCGGCTGCGCACGATCACGTAGGACGCCAGCAGGGACAGGAACACGATCCCCGCCACCGTGCCGACGACCACCACCACGCTGTTCAGGAAGTACTGGACGAACTGGTTCTGCAGCACCGTCAGGTACGGCGTGAACGTCGGCGCCGAGGGCACCAGGGGGTTGGTGGAGTAGTAGTCCTCCCGGGGCTTCGTGCTGGTGATCGCGATGTAGTAGATCGGGACGATGATGACGGCCAGCCACAGCCATCCGCCGACGGCCGCCGGGATGTTGGGGACGCCCCGGCGCCGGCGGGCGGGAGCAGCGCCCGCGGGGCGGGGGCCNNNNNNNNNNNNNNNGCGGGGGCCCGCCGGCGGCGGGGCCGTGGGGCGGGTGCCCGTGCTGCCGGTGCTGTGGGGACGGGTGTCCGCAGGACGTGTGCTCATGGGGCTACGCACCTTCCGCCTGGCTCTCCATCTTGTCGGCCCCGGTGAGCCGTTGCAGGCCGAGGGCGAGCGTGAGCCCCACGGCGACGAGGATGACCGCCAGGACACTGGCCTCGCCCATCTGGTTGCTGCGGAAACCGGTCAGGTACATGTCCAGGGGCAGGATCCGGGTCGCGGTGCCCGGTCCGCCGCCGGTGAGGCTGAAGACCAGGTCGAAGTAGGTCAGCGACCCGACCAGCATCAGCGTCGAGGACGTGACGATCGTGTACTTCAGCTGCGGGAGCGTGATCGAGAAGAACTTCCGCACGGTCCCGGCGCCGTCGAGCGTGGCGGCCTCGTACATGCTCTGCGGGATCTGCCGCACGCCCGCCTGGTAGAGCAGCGAGTGGAACGGGATGAACGACCAGGAGATGACGACCACGACCACGTAGAACGCCAGGTCCGGCCGGCCGAGCCAGTCCTGCCGGAGCACGGCCGCGTCGAAGGCCTGGGACAGCCCGAAGTTCGGGTCCAGCAGGGCCTTGAAGGCGATGCCGATCGCGGCGGCCGAGAAGAGCATCGGCAGGAAGTACAGCACCGAGAGGAACTCGCGGTAGCGCTGGTGACCGGCCATGAACACCCCGAGCAGCAGGCTCAGCGGGAACTGGACGGCGTAGCTGAGCAGGGTCAGCTTCACGGTCAGCCACATCGCCTGGCGCGAGACCGGGTTCTCGAGCACCGACACCCAGTTCCCGCCCCCCGCCCACTGCGGCGTGCCGAGCCCGTCCCACTGCATGAAGGACAGCACCAGCACGCCCAGCAGCGGGCCGATCGAGAAGATGCCGAAGAAGGCCAGGGCGGGGGCCAGCAGCCAGTTGCTGGGTCCCGCGCCCGCCCGGGCCCTGCGCCGGGCGGGCGCGCGCAGGAGCATCACAGCGTCCCGTTCATCGCGGTCTGGAACTGCTCGGGGGTCATCTCACCGGCGAAGACCTGGCTGAGGTTGGTCAGCAGGGCCTGGCCCTGGTCGGCCGGTAGCGCCTGGTCCCAGGAGAGCTGGAAGTGCGGCGCGTCCTGGACCATCGAGTAGGCGAAGTCGAGGTACTCCGGGTGCTCGGTCTCGGCGATCTTGTCCTCCACGCCGTCCACCGCCGGGATCAGGCCGGCGTCGAAGAGCGTGTCGACGGCCGTGTCGTCGAGGTTCGTCTGCTCGAGGTACTCGAAGGCCGTCTGCTGCTCCTCCTCGCTGGCGTCCGCGGACACGGCCCAGAAGTTCGCGGGGTTGCCCACGATGTTCTGCGGGTCGCCCTGTCCGCCCTCGATCTCGGGGAAGGTGGTGTAGCCGAGGTTCCCCTCCGCGGTCCACTCCGGGGCGTCGGTGAGGAAGCTGGAGTACACCCAGCTGCCGTGCAGCATCATGGCCGCCTGGTCGGTGTGCACCAGG
Protein-coding sequences here:
- a CDS encoding carbohydrate ABC transporter permease; the encoded protein is GPRPAGAAPARRRRGVPNIPAAVGGWLWLAVIIVPIYYIAITSTKPREDYYSTNPLVPSAPTFTPYLTVLQNQFVQYFLNSVVVVVGTVAGIVFLSLLASYVIVRSRTGLAVFSNRLFLLGIAIPIQATIIPIYLIIVQLGLYDTLAALILPGIASGIPITVLILTNFMRDIPNELYESMTLDGAGDWKVFRTLVLPLSMPAVTTVGVYNALNSWNNFLFPLILTQSSEKRTLPLSLWTYQGEFQADIPAVLAAVVLSALPILVLYVFGRRQLVAGLTAGFGK
- a CDS encoding carbohydrate ABC transporter permease, with the translated sequence MLLRAPARRRARAGAGPSNWLLAPALAFFGIFSIGPLLGVLVLSFMQWDGLGTPQWAGGGNWVSVLENPVSRQAMWLTVKLTLLSYAVQFPLSLLLGVFMAGHQRYREFLSVLYFLPMLFSAAAIGIAFKALLDPNFGLSQAFDAAVLRQDWLGRPDLAFYVVVVVISWSFIPFHSLLYQAGVRQIPQSMYEAATLDGAGTVRKFFSITLPQLKYTIVTSSTLMLVGSLTYFDLVFSLTGGGPGTATRILPLDMYLTGFRSNQMGEASVLAVILVAVGLTLALGLQRLTGADKMESQAEGA